A single region of the Opitutus sp. genome encodes:
- a CDS encoding polysaccharide pyruvyl transferase family protein has translation MHLLLRSSWQTVNIGDIGHTFGFLEIFRKYAPDITITLWPLNIDRGVREKLTSSYPDIRLAEGTLNEQGEPDSETLRRAFTECDIYVHGSAPGLIVARDLRIWNEKTGKPSVLFGITMDPTGPMQTGNWEGGTLEQLSQQIESMPHHSLNDLQTSVFQSANLIYCRDSLTKRFLEKFGLHSGHVAFGADATFGFAPAAPKAANDFLREHELIKNDYLCVVPRLRYTPYHRMHDWVPEDAATKAKDAVNNRTQAHDMGLLADLVVRWVRETGKKVLLCPEMTYEVPLAKTTIYDLMPEDVRAKTVWLERYWLPDEALAVYAAAHSIVSIENHSPILALISGTPIIYLRQPTDTIKGQMWRDLGMGDWFFEIGETSVNDLWKSIEGWLKDYPSARRTAAARQAAIGAQWAASINEIRSIKRLKTT, from the coding sequence ATGCACCTCCTCCTTCGTTCCTCCTGGCAGACAGTCAATATCGGCGACATCGGCCACACCTTTGGGTTCCTGGAGATTTTTCGAAAATACGCACCGGATATCACAATTACCCTTTGGCCGCTTAACATTGACCGTGGTGTCCGGGAAAAACTCACTTCCAGCTACCCAGACATTCGATTGGCCGAGGGAACGCTGAACGAACAGGGCGAGCCGGATAGCGAGACACTACGTCGTGCATTTACTGAATGCGACATTTATGTGCACGGTTCCGCGCCGGGCTTGATCGTGGCTCGCGATTTGAGGATCTGGAACGAAAAAACCGGCAAGCCCAGCGTGCTTTTCGGCATAACCATGGACCCCACCGGGCCGATGCAAACCGGGAATTGGGAAGGTGGAACTCTCGAGCAGCTCTCGCAGCAGATCGAAAGCATGCCCCACCACAGCCTGAATGATCTCCAGACATCCGTTTTTCAGTCGGCCAACCTCATCTACTGCCGTGATTCACTCACCAAGCGCTTTTTGGAAAAGTTCGGGCTCCACAGCGGGCATGTCGCTTTCGGTGCGGATGCGACCTTTGGCTTTGCCCCTGCGGCTCCGAAGGCGGCGAATGATTTCCTTCGTGAGCACGAACTCATAAAGAATGACTACCTCTGTGTGGTTCCTCGCCTGCGCTACACCCCTTACCACCGCATGCACGATTGGGTGCCCGAAGATGCCGCGACCAAGGCGAAGGATGCAGTGAACAACCGCACGCAAGCCCACGACATGGGACTGCTCGCCGATCTCGTCGTTCGGTGGGTGAGGGAAACAGGCAAAAAGGTGCTTCTTTGCCCGGAAATGACCTACGAGGTGCCGCTTGCCAAAACCACCATCTACGACCTTATGCCGGAGGATGTCCGGGCGAAGACAGTATGGCTCGAGCGTTACTGGCTCCCCGATGAGGCTCTGGCTGTCTATGCGGCTGCCCACAGCATTGTGAGTATCGAAAACCATTCTCCAATCCTTGCTTTGATATCCGGCACCCCGATTATCTACCTTCGGCAGCCGACGGATACGATCAAGGGTCAAATGTGGCGGGATCTCGGCATGGGCGACTGGTTTTTTGAAATCGGGGAAACCTCTGTGAATGATCTGTGGAAATCCATCGAAGGCTGGCTGAAGGATTATCCCAGCGCCAGACGAACCGCAGCGGCGCGCCAGGCTGCAATCGGCGCTCAATGGGCCGCCAGCATAAATGAAATCCGCTCCATCAAACGTTTGAAAACAACATGA
- a CDS encoding aminoglycoside phosphotransferase family protein, whose amino-acid sequence MSAVASHFLLHGNLLDAQRYGSGHINDTFVVNFDQAGTPVRYIFQRINHRIFKNVPQLMVNIGRVTAHVAGKVTEGDNRRALVLVTTRTGEPVHQTPDGEYWRVYLFVEHARTYDAVENPQQAYEAARAFGLFQQSLADLPGTRLHETIPHFHDTPKRFEALRKAAEADVAGRKKEVLPELKFAFEREAETSRLLDLVRSGHIPERVTHNDTKLNNVMLDDATGEGICVIDLDTVMPGLSLYDFGDLVRFATNTAAEDEADLSKIDVSLPVFEAIVQGYIAGAGNILTPSEWENLVFAGKLMTFEVGIRFLTDYLQGDIYFKTKRPGHNLDRARNQLHLVARMEVATTSLESIVKRYLPCLK is encoded by the coding sequence ATGAGCGCGGTGGCCTCCCACTTTCTTTTGCACGGCAACCTGCTTGACGCCCAGCGCTACGGCAGCGGCCACATCAACGACACCTTTGTGGTCAACTTTGACCAAGCCGGCACGCCGGTGCGGTATATTTTTCAACGCATCAATCACCGGATTTTCAAAAACGTCCCCCAACTGATGGTGAACATAGGCCGAGTCACCGCTCACGTAGCCGGTAAAGTTACGGAAGGTGATAACCGACGCGCCTTGGTCTTGGTGACAACTCGAACCGGAGAGCCCGTTCACCAGACTCCGGATGGCGAGTATTGGCGTGTTTATTTGTTCGTCGAACACGCCCGCACCTACGATGCCGTCGAAAATCCTCAGCAAGCCTATGAAGCCGCGAGGGCTTTCGGTTTGTTTCAACAATCGCTTGCCGATCTACCGGGCACCCGTCTGCACGAGACCATTCCTCATTTTCACGATACTCCCAAGCGATTCGAGGCGTTGCGCAAGGCCGCCGAGGCCGATGTGGCCGGTCGCAAAAAAGAAGTGCTTCCCGAGCTCAAGTTTGCCTTTGAGCGCGAGGCTGAAACCAGCCGCCTGCTCGACCTCGTGAGATCCGGCCACATCCCCGAACGCGTCACGCACAACGACACCAAGCTCAATAACGTCATGCTCGATGATGCCACAGGCGAAGGCATCTGCGTTATCGACCTCGACACGGTTATGCCGGGACTTTCGCTCTACGATTTCGGCGACCTGGTGCGCTTCGCCACCAACACAGCGGCCGAAGATGAAGCGGATTTGTCCAAGATCGACGTCTCGCTCCCCGTCTTCGAGGCCATCGTGCAAGGCTACATCGCCGGTGCGGGCAACATCCTCACACCGTCCGAGTGGGAGAACCTGGTTTTCGCTGGTAAACTCATGACCTTCGAGGTCGGCATCCGCTTCCTCACCGATTATCTCCAAGGTGACATTTACTTCAAAACCAAGCGACCGGGTCACAACCTCGACCGCGCCCGCAACCAACTCCACTTAGTCGCGCGCATGGAGGTTGCCACAACATCACTCGAATCAATAGTGAAGAGGTATCTCCCCTGCCTTAAATGA